The genomic region GAAAGACTTGGGCGAGGAAGGGTTGAAACGCTCCGTTCTCATCGTCGCAACGTCCGACCAACCGCCTCTCGTTCGCATCAAAGGGGCGATGGTTGCCACTTCGATTGCCGAATACTTCCGCGATCAAGGGCAAGACGTCGTGTTGATGATGGACTCCGTAACCCGATTTGCGATGTCTCAGCGTGAAGTTGGACTGGCTGTTGGCGAACCGCCGACGACTCGCGGGTATACCCCGTCCGTTTTCGCCATGTTACCGCGGCTCTTGGAGCGCGCAGGTACGGGGCACCACGGCACGATTACCGCGTTTTACACGGTCCTCGTGGACGGGGACGACATGAACGAACCGGTCGCCGATGCGGTGCGGGGGATTCTGGACGGACACATCGTTCTCTCTCGAACGCTTGCCAATCGGGGTCATTTTCCTGCGATCGACGTGCTGGCTTCCGTTTCGCGCGTTATGAATGAACTGGTATCACCCGAGCATCGTCGAGCGGCGAATCTGGTCAAACGACTTTCTTCGATTTACAAGGACTCCGAAGACTTGATCAACATCGGGGCCTACCAACGAGGCAGCAACATGCAGATCGACCTCGCGATCCAGTACGCTTCGGCTATTGAACAATTTACCACCCAGGATGTTTACGAGAAAATGGACTTGGAACACACCCAAGCGGTACTGATCGAAGCGTTCGGAGGGATTGACGTATGAGTGTTCGACTGCAGTCCTTGCACAAGATCACCGATCTCAAAAACCGTTTGACCCAACAGGCCAACTGGCGCTACACCGAATCGCTCCGCAATTTGGATACGGAGCGTGAGAAATTGCAAGAATTGCTCAACTCTCACGACCAGGCGATTTTGGAGTTGCACAATCTGACGAACGATGGGGTTTCCGCGCAAGAGTTGCAAGGCTGGATGCATTTTATGCTCTCCCAGCGCACTTTGATCGAGCGGCAGAACCATCTAATAGAAGGAAAACAGTCGGAGTGTACCGAAAAGCGACAAGAGATGACAGATTGTTATCTGGAGGAGCAGAAATGGGTGAAACTCAAGGGGCGTCGATTGGAGGAGTACCAAGAATTCCTGAACAAGATCGGACAGGAAACCTTGGATGAGATCGCCGTGACCGGATATCAACGTACGAAGGGGTGAAGAGAACAGCATGCAAGAGTCAGAACACCGCTACAGCGGGATGGAATGGACGTTTTATATCGTAATCCTCCCGATGCTGTTCACCGCACTGCTGGTTGGAATCATCCTGCAATTCTTAGGCTGGGACATCACCGGCAAGATTGGACATGCGGCACGAGCCATTCCCGGTGTGAGCAAGATCCTCCCGGCAGAACCACAAGAGACGGCGGCGAACGGGGAAACCCAAGCAGATCCTGCCAAGCAACTGCAAGATGCACAAGATCAGATCAAGTCTCTTGAAGACACCAAAAAGCAACTCGAGTCTGACATGGTCAAAAAGGACTCTGAGATCACCAACTTGAAAAAACAGATCGACGATCTCAAGAAAAAACCGGACGCCAAAAAGGACGGCTCCACAACCGGAACCGCCTCGACAACCGATCCTTTTGTCCAACAAGCGCAGGTCTACGCACAGATGAGCCCGACCAAAGCGGCTGCGGTCATGAGCCAGCTCTCCGTCACCGAAGTGAAACACATCTTCTCCAAGATGACCAACGAACAACAAGCAGCGATTCTGGAGAAAATGGACCCGGCGATTGCCAGCAAGATTCTTTCCTCTTGATCCTTTGAAAGGAGGTGAAAGACAATGGATATCCAGGCAACTACAACCCCGGCTGTATCGGGTTCGTCCACCTCGACCGGCACAGCACAGGGCACTGGCAAAACGAATGGCGGCAAGTCGCCTTTCAGCAATCTGTTGCAGACGATTGGCGGCCAAAGCGCTGATTCGGATAACAAGCAAACCGATCCGATGACAGCTGTGCTCGCACTTCTTGCAGGAGGTCTCAATCCGTTTGCACTTCAGCAGATGCCGACCGTAATGACGGCAGATGGTGAGAAAGCGGCAACGCCCGTTGTAAACGTGATGCTTGGCACTCGCTCATTGGATGTGCAACTGGCGGGACTACCGTTGCAAAGCGGAGATCTAGCCGCGTTGTTACAACAATTCGGAGCTTCGTCTAAGCTTCTGGGGGTCTTGCAAGAGCATCCGGAGCAATCTTCGGCCCAAGTGCTGAGCGCACACCCGGAATTGTTCTCTGACGTGGGACAAGCATTGACCAACCTCGTACAACAAGCGGCGCAGAACCCGCAATTGCTTCTGGCACAACCAAAAGCCGCGGTATTAATGGAAGGAATCTTTGCGCAACTGCTGCAATCGGAGGGTGCGGAGGATCGAGCAACGAATGCCACACCGCAAAGCGCGAGCAACGCGCCGGCTGTGAAGCAACCGCAGTTTGGCAAGCTTCAAGCAGCGACGATCACGTCGCTTAACTTGCAAGTCCAAGTCGCGTCTGAACCGACACAAACGACGGCGGCGAGTGCGGGCGCTGCCAACGCGCAGACGTTGCAAGCGACCGTGTTGACGGCCGCGATGCTGTCTGCAGACCATCCGATCCAAGAGCAAGCCAAGTCGGGAGATTCCCTCGACGCAACGCACTTGCTTTCCAACCCGCTTGCAGGAGGGCAAACTCCTTTGCAGAGCGTAAACGCAGAGCGTCTCGCCAAAATGCAACCTGTGGTCACGATGCACGCTGACCAGTTCCACAATCAGTTTGCAGAAATGGTCGTGAAGCGTGCTGCGTTGCTGGAAGCGCCGGGACGTCATGAGTTCCGCATCGTATTGCAACCGCAGGGTCTCGGTGAGATCGAAGTGCGCGTACAAGCGATCGGCAACCAGATTTCCATGCAATTCTCGGCTGACAGTGCAGCAACCAAGGGACTTTTGGATTCGAACCTTTCGAGCCTCAAGTCGCAGTTGCAAGCGCAAGGCATTCAGTTTGACCGTATCGATGTCTCGTCCTCGAACACCAACAACAGCACCAACCAAAATGGAAACGGCAGCCTGAACAGCGGCCTTCCGCAAGATCGTCAATCCGGCCAGAGCTTCCAAGGTCAATCCGGCAACCAGTCGAACCGCAAGCAGAATACCGATCGTTTCTCCATCGACTCTGTTGATGCGGTAGAGATTGCGGCTGCACCTGAGGAGCAGGAGGTACCGGAAGAGGCAAGCCTCGACGTTACGGCGTAAAGGAGGACATTCGAGTTGGCAACGAACAACGTAACATTTGATCCGTCTTCGTATACACGACCGAGCGGCGCGACGACTCCGGCGAAAAAGGAACTCGACCGCGACGCGTTTCTGAAGATATTGATCACCCAATTGCAATACCAAGACCCTTCCGCTCCGATGCAAGACAAGGAATTTATCGCCCAGATGGCGCAATTCAGTTCCTTGGAACAGACAAGCAAAGTCTACCAAGTCAACTCGCTTGCGCTTGGCACGCAGATGATCGGCAACGTCGCCGGTTACCAACTGCCGGACGGCACGATGAAGGAAGGCGAAGTGACCTCTGCTCAAACGGTTGATGGCGTCGTCAAAGTCAAGATCGGCGAAGACATGATCGATTTGAGCCAGATCGTAGAAGTCAAGAAAAAGTAAATCAAAGGCACCAGGGGGTGTAGCTTATGAGTCAGGGATGGCCGATGAGGCCTGTTTCACTGCCGAACGCTCCCCAACCAGAGTTGCCGATCCGAAAGAACCCGACCGCATCTCGAGCGGCCGGTACGGTTTCCTTTCAAGATGAACTGAAGAAGCAACTTCAAACTCAAACGCAACAACCTGTCACGTTTTCCGCGCATGCGCTTGAACGCCTGCGAGTACGCAACATTCGTCTCACTCAGGAGGACATGACTCGTCTTGGAAGTGCCATCGATCGGGTGGCTGCCAAAGGGGGACGCGAGTCTCTGGTGGTCTACCAAGACACCGCCTACTTGATCAACATCAAGAACCGCACGGTGATCACTGCCGTTGACAAGGCGCACATGAACGATCATGTGTTTACCAAAATCGACAGTGCCGTGTTTGCGTAAGGAACTCAATGCAAGGGCTGGCCCACAATGGTGGAGGCCCCTAACCGCCGAATGACAGACGCGGTTACTACCCATAAGAGGAGGAACTAACAAATGCTGCGCTCTCTTTACTCGGGTATTTCCGGCATGCGAGGTTTTCAAACCAAGTTGGACACAATCGGTAACAACGTGGCGAACGTCAACACCGCCGGTTTTAAAGCAGGTCGTGTTATGTTCAAAGACATCATGAGCCAAACGATTCAAGGTGCAGGCGCACCGGCACAAGGTTTCGGCGGGACGAACCCGATACAAGTGGGGCTGGGTGCTACCATTTCGGCAATTGACACCGTCATGAACGACGGTTCGACGCAAGTCACGAACCGTCCGCTTGACTTCGCAATCCAAGGCAACGGCTTCTTCACCTTGATCAATGACAACGGTGAGAAGTTCTACACTCGCCAAGGTAACTTCTACCTCGACAACGCGGGCAACCTCGTCAACTCCGATGGTTGGAAAGTAGCCGATTCCGGGGATCAACCGATCGTCGTGGATATGACAACCGTCAAAGCGTACTCCTTTGACTCCAAAGGGAACCTGTACACAGTTAACAACGACGGAACCACCGACGGAACTCCGACGGCGACCATCGGGTTGACGAAGTTCACGAACCCGTCCGGTCTGGAAAAGGTCGGAGGCAGCCTGTTCCGTGCTTCGGGCAACTCGGGTGATCCGCAACCGGGCACACCGGGCAGTACCGATGTCGGACTTGGCACCCTGCAAGTCGGCGCCTTGGAAATGTCCAACGTGGACCTGACCAACGAGTTTTCCGAGATGATCGTGGCACAGCGCGGTTTCCAAGCGAAT from Tumebacillus amylolyticus harbors:
- the fliI gene encoding flagellar protein export ATPase FliI — protein: MSQILQLDRYLKRLDRTRTIKVNGKVTKVIGLTIESKGPAATMGDVCTIEAEGMAPMYAEVVGFRENNVLLMPLGDLGSIGPGHDVVATGSSLQIPVGPHLLGRVLNGLGEPIDGKGPLDCHEYAKATQQPPNPLTRKRIQEPLSVGVRCIDGLLTVGRGQRIGLFAGSGVGKSTLLGMMARNTTADINVIALIGERGREVREFIEKDLGEEGLKRSVLIVATSDQPPLVRIKGAMVATSIAEYFRDQGQDVVLMMDSVTRFAMSQREVGLAVGEPPTTRGYTPSVFAMLPRLLERAGTGHHGTITAFYTVLVDGDDMNEPVADAVRGILDGHIVLSRTLANRGHFPAIDVLASVSRVMNELVSPEHRRAANLVKRLSSIYKDSEDLINIGAYQRGSNMQIDLAIQYASAIEQFTTQDVYEKMDLEHTQAVLIEAFGGIDV
- a CDS encoding flagellar export protein FliJ, whose protein sequence is MSVRLQSLHKITDLKNRLTQQANWRYTESLRNLDTEREKLQELLNSHDQAILELHNLTNDGVSAQELQGWMHFMLSQRTLIERQNHLIEGKQSECTEKRQEMTDCYLEEQKWVKLKGRRLEEYQEFLNKIGQETLDEIAVTGYQRTKG
- a CDS encoding magnesium transporter MgtE N-terminal domain-containing protein — encoded protein: MQESEHRYSGMEWTFYIVILPMLFTALLVGIILQFLGWDITGKIGHAARAIPGVSKILPAEPQETAANGETQADPAKQLQDAQDQIKSLEDTKKQLESDMVKKDSEITNLKKQIDDLKKKPDAKKDGSTTGTASTTDPFVQQAQVYAQMSPTKAAAVMSQLSVTEVKHIFSKMTNEQQAAILEKMDPAIASKILSS
- a CDS encoding flagellar hook-length control protein FliK codes for the protein MDIQATTTPAVSGSSTSTGTAQGTGKTNGGKSPFSNLLQTIGGQSADSDNKQTDPMTAVLALLAGGLNPFALQQMPTVMTADGEKAATPVVNVMLGTRSLDVQLAGLPLQSGDLAALLQQFGASSKLLGVLQEHPEQSSAQVLSAHPELFSDVGQALTNLVQQAAQNPQLLLAQPKAAVLMEGIFAQLLQSEGAEDRATNATPQSASNAPAVKQPQFGKLQAATITSLNLQVQVASEPTQTTAASAGAANAQTLQATVLTAAMLSADHPIQEQAKSGDSLDATHLLSNPLAGGQTPLQSVNAERLAKMQPVVTMHADQFHNQFAEMVVKRAALLEAPGRHEFRIVLQPQGLGEIEVRVQAIGNQISMQFSADSAATKGLLDSNLSSLKSQLQAQGIQFDRIDVSSSNTNNSTNQNGNGSLNSGLPQDRQSGQSFQGQSGNQSNRKQNTDRFSIDSVDAVEIAAAPEEQEVPEEASLDVTA
- a CDS encoding flagellar hook capping FlgD N-terminal domain-containing protein, coding for MATNNVTFDPSSYTRPSGATTPAKKELDRDAFLKILITQLQYQDPSAPMQDKEFIAQMAQFSSLEQTSKVYQVNSLALGTQMIGNVAGYQLPDGTMKEGEVTSAQTVDGVVKVKIGEDMIDLSQIVEVKKK
- a CDS encoding TIGR02530 family flagellar biosynthesis protein, whose translation is MSQGWPMRPVSLPNAPQPELPIRKNPTASRAAGTVSFQDELKKQLQTQTQQPVTFSAHALERLRVRNIRLTQEDMTRLGSAIDRVAAKGGRESLVVYQDTAYLINIKNRTVITAVDKAHMNDHVFTKIDSAVFA
- the flgG gene encoding flagellar basal body rod protein FlgG — protein: MLRSLYSGISGMRGFQTKLDTIGNNVANVNTAGFKAGRVMFKDIMSQTIQGAGAPAQGFGGTNPIQVGLGATISAIDTVMNDGSTQVTNRPLDFAIQGNGFFTLINDNGEKFYTRQGNFYLDNAGNLVNSDGWKVADSGDQPIVVDMTTVKAYSFDSKGNLYTVNNDGTTDGTPTATIGLTKFTNPSGLEKVGGSLFRASGNSGDPQPGTPGSTDVGLGTLQVGALEMSNVDLTNEFSEMIVAQRGFQANSRTITVADEILQEVVNLKRG